From the Vicinamibacterales bacterium genome, the window CCATCCGTTGAGCGACTCGACGGACCGCGAGCGCGCGAAGCTGCCGTAGAGCGCGCGGGCCCGGTTGATCTGGTCGGCGTCAGCGCCCGTGCCCAGGGCGAACGCCTGTCGCGGGGTCTCCAGATGAGCGACGGTATCGTAGAAGAACGCCGCGCGCCCGCCGTCGCGGGCGAGCAGGTCGCGGATGAATCCGTCCACGTCGGTCGGCTCACGTCCGATGAGGGCCTGCCAGACGGGTGCGGCGTTGTCTCCACCGGGGACGACGAGGTGTTCGTTCCTGAGCCGGATCGATCGCCCCCATTCGGCGAACACGGCGGCGCTCTTGTCGGCCACGGCCGACAGGAGCGACGGGTGATTCCCGAAGAACGCAAGCGTCTCGTCATCGAGCGCCATGAGCCCGTGGTACATGAACGCAGCCCGTCGGTCGCCGAGAATCGCGGCCGCCAACTGCTCGGGTGGCACCGGGCGGTGCACGATCGCCGAGGCCCAGATCTCCGGCGACAGGGGAAGCGGAACCCTCTCACTGGGGATCTCCACGCGAACCGTCTCACCAGCGTTCAGCCGCTTGATCCAGTCGGCGAGCGGAACTCCGGCCCATTCGAGCGCCTGGCGCCGTCCCGCCGCATCGGGACCCGGCGCCGCCTGCAGGGATCCGCCGACGACCACCAGGCCGCTGGACGAGGCCCACGTGTGAACGACCTCGGCCACTGTTCCCGATGGCGTCAGCGCGACCCCATGTGGCGGCAGTGCCGCGGCGGCCGACTGCGCCAGAGCGACCGCATCGAGATAGGCCAGGGCTTGGAACGGCGGCTTGGCGCGGAGCACGTGCGCCACGCGCACGAACGCCAGCAGCGCGGTTGTGGGGTCGGAGGCCCCTGGCATGTCGGCTGCGCGGAACAGACCGGCCACGCCCCCCGGCACGAGGAGATCGGAAACGACTGAAGCGGTGCCCGGGGTTGCCGCGCCTGCGGTCAGCGCTCCAATCAGCACGAGCACCAGCGGGAGTGCGCCGAGAGCACACCACCAGGAAGAGCCTGCCATGTCACCTCGACGACTCACACCATTCACCTCTCCGCCCGCGCCTTCTTCTCGACAGCGATCACCCATTCGGCGACGAGCGACTGGCGTGAACCGCCGGACTCGACATACGCGTCGCGGTAGCGCCGAAGGCGCGCGAGCGAATCGCTCGCCCGTGCAGGGTCGCGTTGGGTGACGCGCTCGAATATCGCTTGCATGCCGACAAAGAGCAGATCGGTGTCGGCGGGTGGGCGCGCAATCCCGGCGTCGACGTATTCGAGGACGCGGTCGTAGTACCGGCCCTCCAGCGCTGCGACCGCCAGGCGCAGCCGAATTGGCCGATTGTCGGGCCACTTCGAGAGCGCCTCCTCGAGCGTGTCGAGGACGCGGTTTGTCTGCCCGAGTCGAGTCATCGCTTCTGCGAGTAGACGGTACACCACCGGATACTGATCGAGGCCGACCAGCGAGGTCTGCCACGCGTTGATCGCCTGAGGATCGCGCCCGCCCGCGGCGTAGCAGGCCCCGATGAAGAACGCGCCCACGAAGAACTCGGGGGATGCCCGCAGCGCCAGGCGGAAGTCCTCGGACGCCGGCTGCAATTGCTTCTGCGAGAACAGTGACAGGCCGTGCAGGAACGGCCCCGCCGGATCCTTCGGATCGCGTGCCGTGAGCATCGCAGCCGCCTCGACGAATCGTCCGGCCTTCGCCTGTTCGATGGCCGGCCGCACGTGTCCGGGCGCTCGCATCGCGAGGTCGTCGAGGAACGGTCCAAGCACGGCCGGGTCGAGCACTTCGTCGGGACGAAAGGCCGGAGCCGCCGCCGCTGCGCCGGATGCGGGCCCTGGCCGCGGCCCTGGCGACAGCGCGCCATCGGCCCGCTCGAGCGAGAACGGCGCGACCAGTTGCGCAGCCTCCCTGCCCCCGACCGAGACTCCAACCCTGGCCGTGTACTCACCTGCCGGCAGCAGGCGGGCGTCGAGCACCGCTTGCGCCAACCTGGAGTTCCCTGCTCCGAAGGCCAGCGGCATCGGCATCGATACAATGGCTGCGCCGGATCTGTCCTTCGCAATTTCGACGCCGATCGCGACGTCGGACGGAGGCTCGCCATCGAAGCCGATGGGCAGCGACGCGACCAACGTCCCGCCACGCACTCTTTGGTCGGTCGTCATCGCGATCGGCGCGTCGGCGCCA encodes:
- a CDS encoding tetratricopeptide repeat protein, with translation MMLPFLWIACLSAVPPPQSQAATQQPPRIVLVDDTTELDAALTSRMPPRDVPIRIAAFTLPADDSAAVRLLILAELDASQATGSRLASVAFALDDERGQRRAHALRRLELRQTASGTLAFADVVTVPPGAYRLRLAMLRNSRVGTADAKVAARLQTAASCRFGDVLIGETAGADAPIAMTTDQRVRGGTLVASLPIGFDGEPPSDVAIGVEIAKDRSGAAIVSMPMPLAFGAGNSRLAQAVLDARLLPAGEYTARVGVSVGGREAAQLVAPFSLERADGALSPGPRPGPASGAAAAAPAFRPDEVLDPAVLGPFLDDLAMRAPGHVRPAIEQAKAGRFVEAAAMLTARDPKDPAGPFLHGLSLFSQKQLQPASEDFRLALRASPEFFVGAFFIGACYAAGGRDPQAINAWQTSLVGLDQYPVVYRLLAEAMTRLGQTNRVLDTLEEALSKWPDNRPIRLRLAVAALEGRYYDRVLEYVDAGIARPPADTDLLFVGMQAIFERVTQRDPARASDSLARLRRYRDAYVESGGSRQSLVAEWVIAVEKKARAER